GAAGGGAGTGGCTCAGGCCCTGCCAAGACTTCATATGATAATCCTAAAAGTTAACTGATAAAACCCCAAACACCAGAAGACAGGAGGCCCCACTGCCAGTACCTCCTGTCACCATAGTAAGCCCAAGGCAGGGCTGACAGAATGCAGTCTGAAACTCACTGTAGGGGTTCTGTGGTTCTTCTCTGGTGTCTCAGGGGAAAGGATAAACAGGACAACAGGAGCCTTGTGGCTTTCTAGAACAGTGCCTTCAGGGAAACTTGCAAAGGCAGGCTTCCTTCAGTAAAGCTAAGATGGGGTCTTCCAGCTGAAGGTGCTCACAGATCTCATTCTCCCATCTTCAGGTATACTAACCACCTATTCTCCTGCCCACATTTCTTGGTGTACCCAGCCATCATGCCTCGTGGTCAGAAGAGTAAGCTCCGTGCCCGTGAGAAACGCCGCAAGGCCCGAGATGAGACCCAGGGTCTCAGTGTTCCTCAGGTCACTGAAGCGGAGGAAGAAGAGGCCCCCTGCTGTTCCTCTTCTGTTTCTGGGGGTGCTGCTTCAAGCCCTCCTGCTGCTGGCATTCCCCAGAAGCCTCAGAGAGCCCCAaccactgctgctgctgcggcTGCAGGTGTTTCATCCACAAAATCTAAAAAAGGTGCCAAGGGCCGCCAAGGTGAGAAAAATGCAAGTTCCTCCCAGGCCTCAACATCTACTGAGAGCTCAAGCGAAGATCCTCTAACCAGGAAGTCAGGGATGTTGGTGCAGTTCCTGTTGtacaagtataaaataaaagagtCCGTTACAAAGGGAGAAATGCTGAAGATTGTTGGCAAAAGGTTCAGGGAGCACTTCCCTGAGATCCTCAAGAAAGCCTCTGAGCGCCTCAATGTTGCCTTTGGCATTGAGCTGAATAAAGTCAACCCCAACGGCCACACTTACACCTTCAACAAGGTAGACCTCACCGATGAAGAATCCATGCTCAGTTCCTGGGACTTTCCCAGGAGCAGGCTTCTGATGCCTCTCCTGGGTGTGATCTTCTTAAATGGCAACTCTGCCACTGAGGAAGAGATCTGGGAATTCCTGAATATGTTGGGAGTCTATGATGGAGAGGAGCACTCAGTCTTTGGGGAACCCCGGAAGCTCATCACCCAAGACCTGGTGCAGGAAAAATATCTGGAGTACAAGCAGGTGCCCAACAGTGATCCCCCATGCTTTCAATTCCTGTGGGGTCCGAGAGCCTATGCTGAAACCAGCAAGATGAAAGTCCTGGAGTTTTTGGCCAAGGTAAATGGTACCACCCCCTGTGCCTTCCCAACCCATTATGAAGAGGCTTTGAAAGATGAAGAGAAAGCCGGAGTCTGAGCCAGAGTTGTAGCCAGGCCTTGCACTACTGCCATAGCCAGTCAATCTCCCAAAGCCAAGTTTACCTGCTGTTCTCACCCCCAATGAGGTCTTAGGCAGATTCTTTACTTTGTAATTCAAAAGGCCTGTTAACCTTTGTTCTTGTTATGCATGAATAacttgttgactttttttttctctttttcaactAGTGTTTCTTTCAACAGGTTTATTTAGATTCAGAATGTAAATTTACAAATGATATAGATCACCCTGTTATTGCTGTTTTTCAGGGACAGtagaaagtgttttgttttttgagtgaaACAACTTATTAATAAAAATCCTTAAATCACTTTTGTAATCcaggataagaaaatgtggcattagAATAGAAATATCTTTGGAAATGTGGAAGACCCCATAGTGAAATATTTGGGATCAGAAGCCAGAGGGGTAAAAATGGTCAATTCTTGGtttacttcatttaatctttcttttcataaagATACATACCTGGATTTGTTTATGTTATTCAAGAATGTGTGAGAAATTAAACCATAGTTAGTTAATCCTCTTGTTTATGGctcttactttaaatattttaattgagcATCTGTTCTTTGAGAGTCTTCCTGCTTGTACTGGGAATGTTTAGTCAAAGAAGACCAAGCTTGTACTCATGCAATTGTAGATTCTAGGAGAAGCTGTCATTGTGGAAGAAGGTGAGatacttcataaaaaataaaagacaggaaaaagaagTGATGAAAGCAATAGTTTTCATTGCTAAGCAGCATTTTGGCTGAATGGGGTTTTTCAGTCTTAGAATGTTGCGTATTCTCGgccgggtgcagttgctcacacctgtaatcccagcactttgggaggctgagatgggcggatcacctgaggtcgggagttcgagaccagcctgaccaacatggagaaaccctgtctctcctaaaaatacaaaattagccaggcatggtggcacatggctgtaatgccagctactcaggaggctaaggcaggagaatcacttgaacccaggaggcggagtttgctgtgagccgagactgcgccattgcactccagcctgggcaacgagcgaaactccctctaaaaaaaaaaaaaaagaaagaaagaaaaaaaaaatgttgcataTTCTCTGAGatatcctggatttttttttttaatctcaactGGAAGGTTGGTAATGTCTCTGATCAAAATCATCATAGTAGTAATTGCCACTTCCTGATGTCTCAGTTGACGAGACAGGCACATTTGCATGCATTACATATATTCCACCAGTACTACGAGATGGGGCTTATCAAACCCACTTTAAGGTAAAGAGTCTGAGGCTCACTGAGTTTGGTAATTTGCCAAAGTTTACAGGGCCAGTAGTGAAAGGGTTGGGATAAGCCTCCTGATCTGAATTACCCTAGAGTCTACCCTGTTCCACCCCTCTCAGCCTGAGGCaaaccttgaaaaaatatttccGTTTTCTTCTCATTACTGCAGAATGTGTTTCAGGTGATAAAAAGAATAACCTTGTAACCCAAACTAGTAGATTGGAATACATAGCCACAGCAACAATAATACCAAAAAAACAGAGaggtataaataagtaaaagaggcAATATTCAGTGACAGTATGATTGTCTACATTTGCAATGTTAGATAACCTCAAAAGATCAGGGGCTCCCCAAATCATCCTGAACAATCTCTTCCCTGTAGAAAATAAATCTATCAGAACAGAAATTACATGAGAATGTAAGGCTGGCTgataaagagaagaaatagaTCAATGTGTCTTATCTCTGGCTACCCATCTCCAATCCTAGGCCCCCTGCTTTGTGCTACAGCTTTGCGGTATCACACCACTCCTAGGACAGGGACCCATTCTCTGCAATGTTTACAGAGAGAAAATTGTTCTAGAATTTGCAGAGATGTGGCATTTTGCAGGAAGCATTTAATCCAAGAGACAGAGCCAAGATGAGGGCTGGGGAGACCAACATCCCAGAATATCAGGCAGCGGTTTAACATAGACCATTCCCTTCTGCTCTCAGACACGGTCCTAGGCTGAGCTGTCTGAGCATCCCCTCACATATTCTTCAGGTGTCTGAGAGACATAAGAGCCCTAAGGGCAGCATCCTCAAGTCAGTAGGGAAAGGAATCCCAGCCTCTTATAGGAATGAACGTAATAAACCTAAATGAGGATGATGGAAGGACCCAGCCAGAACAGCTGGGGGCCTGTAAAGTCAAGTTCCAATTGTTAGTCTTGTGAAGTCCAGAACTGTCCTGGTGGACACTTGACTTCCAATTCAGGTCCCAGCAAGGTGAGGACTTTGGTCTGAAGGCTATGGCCTCAGGTCAGTAGGGAGTGGAGTCCCAGGAAGGGGGCAGAGTCAAGGTGAAGGCCTGACATGTGGATATGGGGACCACTCAACCCATAACTGGCAGGCCTGCCTCTAGTCATTCCTTTGCTATTAGCCCtaggaggcccagggaggagctGGCAGGCCCAGGTGCCCCTGTCTTCTTCCTGGAGAATCAAGGAGATGAGAGACTTGATTTACAGGCTGGCCTCCCAGTTAAGCAACGAGTGGAATCCCAGACCATGATAGGTATTAAGGTAAAAATCTCATATGAGGAAAGAGGCAAACAACTGCTAGAGAGGTGAACAGAACAAGGATGTCCTTAGAAAGTTATGccgggccggacgcagtggctcatgcctgtaatcc
This genomic stretch from Pongo pygmaeus isolate AG05252 chromosome X, NHGRI_mPonPyg2-v2.0_pri, whole genome shotgun sequence harbors:
- the MAGEB2 gene encoding melanoma-associated antigen B2 — translated: MPRGQKSKLRAREKRRKARDETQGLSVPQVTEAEEEEAPCCSSSVSGGAASSPPAAGIPQKPQRAPTTAAAAAAGVSSTKSKKGAKGRQGEKNASSSQASTSTESSSEDPLTRKSGMLVQFLLYKYKIKESVTKGEMLKIVGKRFREHFPEILKKASERLNVAFGIELNKVNPNGHTYTFNKVDLTDEESMLSSWDFPRSRLLMPLLGVIFLNGNSATEEEIWEFLNMLGVYDGEEHSVFGEPRKLITQDLVQEKYLEYKQVPNSDPPCFQFLWGPRAYAETSKMKVLEFLAKVNGTTPCAFPTHYEEALKDEEKAGV